In Terriglobales bacterium, the sequence ACGCCGAGATCGCGGAGAGGATTTAGGCCACGGGTTTACGGATTTTCACGGATTCAGAGCCGCTTCTATCCGTGAGCATCCGTGAAATTCGTGGCCTTTCTTTTCTCTGCGTTCTCTGCGATCTTTGCGGTCAAATTCAGCTGCTGGCGGCCAGGACGACCTCGGCGCGCTCCCGCGCGATCTGGCGCACCCGGCCCAGGTCGATCTTCCCCGTCCCCAGGTAAGGCAGCGCTTCCACGCGGTAGAACTGGTTGGGACGAGGCTTCCACAGCGCCGGCAGGTCTTCGTCGGCGAGGCGATCCAGAACGACCTTGAGCTCCTCGTCGCCGAGCGTGTGCAACACGGCCAGGCGCTCGCCCTTCCTCTCGTCATGGACAGCGGTGACGGCAAAGGTCTGCTCGGTCACGCCGGCGAGCCCGTGCAGGATGTCCTCGATCTTCAAGTGGGGCACCATCTCCCCGCCCATCTTGCTGAAGCGGCTGAGCCGGTCCGACATGGTGAGGAAGCCATCTTCGTCGAGCGCAGCGATGTCGCCGGTGATGTACCAGCCGTCGCGGATGACCTCCGCGGTCTTGTCCGGCCGCCCGAAGTAACCCAGCATGACGTTCGGCCCCTTCACCAGCAGCAGGCCGGACTCGCCCAGCGGCAGCGGCTCCATGGTCTCCGGGTCCACGATCTTGACACTGATGCCCGGCAGCGGGTGCCCGATCTTGCCGCGCTTGGTGCCCACCTGGCGGAAACCCGGCTCGCGGTACTCGCGGCAGTTCACCGCCACCACCGGCGCGCATTCGGTGCAGCCGTAACCTTCGAGCGGCGCCAGGCCGTATTGCTCCTCGAAAGCGTCGGCCACGCGCGTGGGAAGCTTCTCCGCGCCCACGATCATGTATTGCAGCGAGCTGAACTCCTCCCGGGTGCAGCGACGCATGTAGGTCTGAAGGAAGGTTGGGGTCGCCACCAGCAGCGTGCAGCGGTACTTCTCGGTCAACTCGCCGACCGCTCGGGCGTCGAGCGGGTTGGGATGGTAGATGCTGCCGATACCCAGCACCGGCGGCAGCCACAGCAGGACGGTGTAGCCGAAGGCGTGGAACAGAGGAAGGATGCTCATCACCCGGTCGTGCTTGTTGAGCATGAACACCTGCCCCATCTGGTCGATGTTGCTGACGATGTTGAAGTGCGTCAGCATCACGCCTTTGGGCTCGCCGGTGCTCCCGCTGGAAAAAATGACGGTAGCCAGATCGTCGAGATTGGGTGAGAAAGTCAGCCCGCCGAGCGCCTTCTCGATGGCCTGCACGGGGAAGGTCCATGCCATCAGCGCCGCCATCAACTTCTCGTGCAGCCTGGGCTTGGCCGCCACCTCCTCCAGCAGCACCATGCCCGGCAGCTTCAGCGGGACTTTCTCCAGGAACGCGCGCGCGGTCACCACCGTCCTTACGCCCGCCTGTTCCATGCACCGGGTGATGGTGCTCTCCGATGTCGTGTAGTTCAGGTTGACCGGGATCTTGCCGGTCAGCGAGGCGGCGAAGTTGACCAGCGCGCCGCCCACGGTCGGCGGCAGCAGGATGCCGACGAAGCGCTGCCCTTCCCAGACTCTCTGCAGCCGTCGCGCCAGGTAGATGCTCTTGATGAGAGCGGAGATGAACGTGACCCGCGGCGTGCTGGCGTCCGCCATCAGCAGGCGGAAGGGATGGCGGCGCGCCCCGCGCACCAGCGATCGCGGCAGGGTACGCATCTTCTGCTTGCGGTGCTGGTAGGCCTCGGTCGCCAACTCCTGCACCGCCTGCCGGACCTCGTAAGACCTGGACGCGGGCGGCATGGGACGTCCGAAGCTCACGCCGACGTCGTAGGGGATCTGCCAGGGGATCTTCCACAGGAAACGGCCTTGGTCGAAGCTGAAGATCGAGCCCCAGGCGCCGTCCAGGTGGACCGGGATGATGGGGGCATCCACGCCTTTGGCTACGCGCTCGAAGCCGCGGCGGAACGGCAGCATGTGCCCGATGCGCGTGATCTGCCCCTCGGCAAAGATGCAGACCAGGTCACCATCCAGGACGGCCTGGCGGGCCTTGCGCAGCGCCTGGATCATGTCGCGCGGCCGCAGCTCCGAGGAGATGGAGATGGCCCGAGTCATGCGCGCCCACGGGTTCACCACCGGATGGTCGTAGATGCCTTTGTACATCACGAAGCGCACCTGGCGTCGAGTGGCGGCGGTCAGGAGCATACCGTCGAGGAACGAAAGATGATTGCAGACCAGCAGCGCGCCGCCGCTGGCGGGCACGTTGTCACCCCCCGTGACCCGCAGGCGGTACACGGTGTGGGTCAGGAGCCAAAGGAAGGCACGCAGCAGCCAGTGGGGCAGCACCGACAAGGCCTGCCCCAGCGCGATGAAGAAAAGGCTCCCCAGTCCGTCGGGACGGGGGTCGGCGGATCGATCCGAGGCCGGCTGGAACGCTTCTGTCATCGCATGGCCGCCGTCAGGAGTGAAGCTCCTGTGGCGCTAGTGCTTGAGATTCTAGCTGGAAATGTGACGCCAGTCACCGTTGGCGCCGCTCCCTGGGCGCATAATGTAGAGTTGGCCATTCATCCAGATTCATAGGAGTGCAGTATGAAGATCGGCATTCTGACGGGCGGCGGCGACTGCCCGGGCCTGAACGCGGTGATCCGCGCCGCGGTCCGCAAGGGCATCTTTCATTACGGCGACGAATTCATCGGCTTCCTGGAGGGTTGGCGTGGCGTGCTGGAGGACAAGACCGTCCCTCTCGGCCTGAACGAGGTGGCCGGCATCCTGCCCCGCGGGGGCACTATTCTGCGCACCTCGCGCACCAATCCCGACAAACACCAGGGCGGGGTCGGCCGGTGCGCCGAGAACCTGAAAAAGCACGAGATCGACGCCCTGATCGCCATCGGCGGCGACGACACCATGCGTATCGCCACCAAGCTCTGCGAGCTGGGCCTGAAGGTCGTGGGCGTGCCCAAGACCATTGACAACGACCTGAGCGGCACCGACTTCTGCTTCGGCTTCGACACCGCGGTCAACGTCGCCACCTCCGCCATCGACCGCGTTCATACCACCGCCGAGGCCCATGCCCGCGTCATGGTGGTCGAAGTCATGGGACGCGACTCCGGCTGGATCGCCATCTACAGCGGGCTGGCGGGCGGCGCCGACGTCATCCTGGTGCCGGAGCGGCCCTTCGATATCGAAGAAGTCACCGCGGTCATCCGCAAGCGCTACGAGCGCGGGCGGCTGTTCAGCATCGTGGTGGTGGCCGAGGGAGCGAAGCTGGCCACCGACGTGGACCCGTCGCATGGCGCGGCCGTGGTCACGGAATTCGGCAAGGACGAGTTCGGCCATGTGCGGCTGGGCGGCATCGGCAACGTGCTGGCCCGCGAGATCGAGAAGCGCACCGGCTTCGAGACCCGCACCGTGGTGCTCGGGCATATCCAGCGCGGCGGCTCGCCCAGCGCCTTCGACCGCGTGCTGGCCACGCGCTACGGCATGGCGGCCATCGACGCCATCCATCGCAACGAGTTCGGGATGATGATGGCGCTGCGCGGCACCCAGATCGTTTGCGTCCCGCTCAACGAGGACATCCTGCGCACCCGCTACGTGGACCAGGAGCTGGTGGAGGTCGCCCTCGGCCTGCACGACAAGCTGGTGAAAGACACGGTCAGTTAGGGTTTTCGCGGATGTTCAGCGGCGGGTTTCCCGCCTTTTTTTGTCCACACCGCGATGGCGTTGGTACAATGTCGCGCGCAGAGTCCGAGCCCGGAGGAGAGTTCCCATGAAGCGAGTGGTAAGAGTAGGGGTCGTGGTGCTGGTCGTGTCGCTGCTGGCGCAGGCGGCCGAAACCCGCAAGAAGCGCCTGGCAATCATGGACTTCGAATACGGCACGGTGCGCACGGCGGTGGCCGGGATCTTCGGCACCGATGTGGACGTGGGCCGCGGCATCCGCGACCTGCTGGTGAAGTACCTGGTCAAGGACGGCACTTATTCCGTGATCGAGCGCGCCGCCCTGGACAAGATCCTGCAGGAACAGAACTTCTCCAATAGCGACCGCGCCAATCCCAGCAGCGCCGCCAAGATCGGCAAGCTGCTGGGCGTAGACGCCATGGTCTTCGGCAGCATCACCCAGTTCGGCTACGACACCAAGAAGACCCAGGTCGGGGGCGGAGGAGGCGGCTGGGGCGGCTTCGGGCTCGGCGGCTTCTCCCATAAGAAAACCAAGGCCATCGTCACCGTGGACGCCCGGGCGGTGGATATCGATACCGCGGAGATCCTGGTGGTCGCCGACGGCAAGGGCGAGTCTGCCCGCGAGAGCACTTCCATGCTGGGCAGCGGCGGAAGCTGGCGCGGATGGGGCGGCGGCAACGTGGACTTCGGCTCCAGCGACTTCCAGAACACCATCCTGGGCGAAGCGGTGAAGGCCGCCACCGAACAGATGGCATCGTCTCTCATCCAGGGCGCCGACAAGCTGTCGGCCCGCACCATCACCGTCGAAGGCCTGGTGGCGTTCGTGGACCGCGGC encodes:
- a CDS encoding CsgG/HfaB family protein, with the protein product MKRVVRVGVVVLVVSLLAQAAETRKKRLAIMDFEYGTVRTAVAGIFGTDVDVGRGIRDLLVKYLVKDGTYSVIERAALDKILQEQNFSNSDRANPSSAAKIGKLLGVDAMVFGSITQFGYDTKKTQVGGGGGGWGGFGLGGFSHKKTKAIVTVDARAVDIDTAEILVVADGKGESARESTSMLGSGGSWRGWGGGNVDFGSSDFQNTILGEAVKAATEQMASSLIQGADKLSARTITVEGLVAFVDRGTVVLNVGAKSGLKAGDQLSIERVTREIKDPATGKVLRRMSDKIGVIQVTSTDDNSAEAKIVSGSGFKVGDMAKTTTQ
- a CDS encoding AMP-binding protein — protein: MTEAFQPASDRSADPRPDGLGSLFFIALGQALSVLPHWLLRAFLWLLTHTVYRLRVTGGDNVPASGGALLVCNHLSFLDGMLLTAATRRQVRFVMYKGIYDHPVVNPWARMTRAISISSELRPRDMIQALRKARQAVLDGDLVCIFAEGQITRIGHMLPFRRGFERVAKGVDAPIIPVHLDGAWGSIFSFDQGRFLWKIPWQIPYDVGVSFGRPMPPASRSYEVRQAVQELATEAYQHRKQKMRTLPRSLVRGARRHPFRLLMADASTPRVTFISALIKSIYLARRLQRVWEGQRFVGILLPPTVGGALVNFAASLTGKIPVNLNYTTSESTITRCMEQAGVRTVVTARAFLEKVPLKLPGMVLLEEVAAKPRLHEKLMAALMAWTFPVQAIEKALGGLTFSPNLDDLATVIFSSGSTGEPKGVMLTHFNIVSNIDQMGQVFMLNKHDRVMSILPLFHAFGYTVLLWLPPVLGIGSIYHPNPLDARAVGELTEKYRCTLLVATPTFLQTYMRRCTREEFSSLQYMIVGAEKLPTRVADAFEEQYGLAPLEGYGCTECAPVVAVNCREYREPGFRQVGTKRGKIGHPLPGISVKIVDPETMEPLPLGESGLLLVKGPNVMLGYFGRPDKTAEVIRDGWYITGDIAALDEDGFLTMSDRLSRFSKMGGEMVPHLKIEDILHGLAGVTEQTFAVTAVHDERKGERLAVLHTLGDEELKVVLDRLADEDLPALWKPRPNQFYRVEALPYLGTGKIDLGRVRQIARERAEVVLAASS
- a CDS encoding 6-phosphofructokinase; translation: MKIGILTGGGDCPGLNAVIRAAVRKGIFHYGDEFIGFLEGWRGVLEDKTVPLGLNEVAGILPRGGTILRTSRTNPDKHQGGVGRCAENLKKHEIDALIAIGGDDTMRIATKLCELGLKVVGVPKTIDNDLSGTDFCFGFDTAVNVATSAIDRVHTTAEAHARVMVVEVMGRDSGWIAIYSGLAGGADVILVPERPFDIEEVTAVIRKRYERGRLFSIVVVAEGAKLATDVDPSHGAAVVTEFGKDEFGHVRLGGIGNVLAREIEKRTGFETRTVVLGHIQRGGSPSAFDRVLATRYGMAAIDAIHRNEFGMMMALRGTQIVCVPLNEDILRTRYVDQELVEVALGLHDKLVKDTVS